The Porites lutea chromosome 9, jaPorLute2.1, whole genome shotgun sequence sequence AACTCAGGCAGAGGAAATAAGAGTAAATATGAAATCTGGGAAGAGTTTGCACAAAGTAAAATTTCTAGGTTAACTTGGGGCGAAACTATTAGAATTCAAGTCTTCTCTTAAATTGACTTCCGCTAAGAATTGAGAATGGAGAACTTGTAAATGGATACTAGGGGTAAAAGGGTTTAAACAAGTGCATGTACAACTTACTCTCACCTTGTGGAAACCCCACTTTAACAGACACCCTGATCATATGGACAGAAGCTTAATCCCAGCCAGTGATAAATTACAGTTGTTTGAATAGGCATGTTGATGGTAGTAGCGCTTTTAAAGGGTAAATCTGATTGCCATTTTAATCAACAGATACAATTGCACAAAGAGGAGAACGTTTAGAACTGCTAATTGACAAGGCAGAGGACCTCAATACCTCAGtgagtttcctattttttgcTGTATTggttacataaaaaaatctcaaattctCTTTTATTAAGTGCTGAAATTAAAGCTCAGTTATTTTGTCATTCCTACATCTTTGATCACTTTTGCATAAAAATCTTGAAGAACATACCATAGGATTCCAGCCACAGACtgaaaagttagaactacacagtactacaaaacaaatagcaccacgtgaaagtactactgaagaggattcgtttgaatggtcacaccgttAGAATTTGTCCACCAACTCAACATTTGAAAGACTCTTGCCCTTGCCTTGTGATAATTAATTTTCAAATACATTTTATCTCTCAGTCTCTCACATTCAAGAAATCCAGCAAAGGCCTGGCCAGAGCAATGTggtggaaaaatgtgaaaatcACCATTATACTCGTCATTGTTATCATTGTAAGTGTACAATAGAGAGAGTAAACCCTATGTCACTCCCGGGCGGAACAGGGGAGGGGGTTCGGGTCGGGGGCGGGGTTTGCCGTGTCACTCTTGATCatgccccagttgttcaaaggctggatagcgctatcccctggataaatatctatccagtggatagtgcaattattagtttccccaatacttatccattggatagtgatttatcgggtggatagcgctatccaatgtttgaacagcCAGTCCCTGatgaaaacagaacaaaacaaaaagaaggaaaatttttCACAGTGTGTGCACCAACTTTACTCCCACTGTGGGTCCTCCTGTACTGGTCCCCCTCTCTCTCACTCTGGAGAAAGGTGGGAGaggactctgggaacgaggttgtgtgTGTACATCCCCTAGGCAAATTTCATGGCATATTTGTgtagtgacagcaaagaaatataTCATAAAGTGTGATGTTCATGcagagttcttgttttgcttgTTCTCATTGTTATCGCCAACAGAGCAATCCTTTCATTTTTCAGCTAgtctgcgagcagtctcttattgtTCTTCAGAGTCACAGTAGATTGAGAGTGTGCGTGAGGGGCAAGCGCCTAATCCACAAGGAACAACGCACTCACTGTACATGGCTCTGAAGAAAGAAGGACAACAACTCGCTTCTTATTTGCAGTGGGGATCTACTGTcttaattttatatttctttattgctTATTGTAATCAAAAAGCATAactgatgttttttatttttcaggtgGTTCTTTACTTTATCATATCAGCAGCTTGCGGTGGCTTAGACTGGGGAGGTTGTGTacacaaagataaaaaaaattaaaattggcCTGTTTATAATGAAGGATGACAATCTGAAGGAATGATCAATAGTGTTAAGACTGGTGTTTAAATtcacattttccaaaaaaaaactttaatacTGTAAAAAGGAAAGTTTGGTTAAGGGTATAGAAAAGGCAGTCCTGTAGTCTGTCCGTACTTAGCTAGGCTTGTTAAATCATATTATTATGGCAGCACAAATGtctggattattattattattattattattattattattattattattattattattattatcattattattattattattattattattattgtagaatGAATGCATTTCTTTTATAGTTTAGTAAGTAGAAAATTGACAGATCACGTTCAGATTTGATTTTACGTTGCTTCAAAAACCACTTTCAGCTATCTTCTATCAGGATTTTAACTTCCTGTTTACCTGGATTACTTCATCCAAGTCCATGACACTCTGTAGATTTTGTTAGTTGGGGTGCATTTCGCTCAGAGATAGGATAGAATGTGCAAAATTCATATTCAGAGATGTTTATCCTAAAAGCAAACTCTCAGCTCAGGAATTACAGAAAAAATTGAAGATGCTTTAGATTAGAGGAGAAACCCTTTTTTCTAGCTTGCTGTATAATTACATCTTTGTTGCCTTATCCTCTAGTTTAGTGATCGTGATAATATTTTTCCTATGTTGTATCAATTTatgttagttttaaaaaatccttgaaatatAGATTTGGTGCTCccagtagcctgcgaaaacatccgtttctcctcgctctaatattttccttttaaaattacatgtattaaCTCATTATTGGGTCATCAacataccgtatttcctcgaataatagccgtccttctagtaatagccgtccctcgaataatcgccacCCATTGatggaaatatttaaaataatcgcttccctcaaataagcgcccctcCCTCGCCCCTTTCGCCATCTTCTCTTCCTGTTATCCCCTTCCTGTCAAGTTGAAGTGCAATGAGattcagcaaaactgatcagtgacgattcaagctctgaaaagtaattaagaattaaaatttggaatacttaaaaagcccatgtttagtttatttgatgtgattatCTTTTGATtgaatgggaaaataaaacaaactatTTAGGGCACGACTTCCGGCACTGTTCCAGACTGTTCCAGTGAagaatatttgaaataattgccttccctcgaataatcgccctcggctattattcgaggaaatacggtattctCTTTTAAAACAGCTTAGAGAAGGGAATTTCTTCGACCAATCTAGAGAGACCAGCTAGGAAAAACAACTCTTTATTTAGCAATATTctctaagtgtttttttttctttcttgaattttACAGTGGCATTGTTACTGCTACTATTTTTAAGAACGTCGCGTAATCAAGAGTTCTTTATAGATGGGAAAAAACTTTTTATCCTATGAagtcttaaaaagttttttcctATAGGTTGTGGTCGATATCAGAAGTAAATAACTTCTACGGCTGTTATTTGTAAAAATATAGTGAACAAATACGGTGTTATAATGAAGCTAATATAAACAAAGGGATTAGGCCAAGAAACCAggaaaaaacttattttttctCCAATCAACGTCTAAAACCTACGCAAAAAAATATGTGTGTTCACTTTTTAGTAATTACTCTAATAGCAAGGCCACTAGATCTCGTGAAAAAAACAACCATGAATATTCAAGAGGCATGAGTCAGCCTTGTTACTTAAGGTTCGTATTTGCATTTTCTGTAACGTGTCTTTTGATGTTATATTTTAAGTTGGCTCAGAATTTTTTCCGGGTCGCGGATGAGTTTCTTAACGATGACCTCCAATTTTGACGCCAGATCTAATCGCTTTTCCGGATTTTTAATCCTCGAAAGCAGGTCTACGTCACGAACAAAGTAATGCTTAAGTTGTCCTCGTCTCAAACGAGCaatcaaacttgaaaaaaacttgaCTACGTTAATTCCCAGGTTTTCCTTGTTAATGGCTCGTGGATTCTGAGAACGCAAGTCAAGGAATAATGTTTTCAAATAATACGACGTCAGAGGTTTTAAATGGTCTTTGTTGCCCTCAAAAATCGCCTTTGCAATTCTAAAGTATTGTTTTTCGCAGCCATCACCAGCCTTGCTCAAGAGTGTCTTCTCTGCTTCCGAAAAAGAAATCCGCCAGAACTTTTGCGACTTTGCAGCTTCGCTCTGCTCTGCAGGACACGGTTTTGCCACGAGATGAAACCTGGGATCTATGAGCTTAATTTGCTCCACTTCTTCCTGTTTTGGCCAAGTCCTCTTTGTAGCGAAGACTCCCCAGCGTTTTGCACAACTCGGCCAGCCTGAGATCTCCAAGCTTAACACAAGATCCACATCAATTTTACGGTCTATAGTAAATGTTACGGCTGGACCCTTGGGCTCTTTCAGATTGGAGATacgttgtttttgctttttttccatCGCTGCCACGCTTTCTAGTACTAAAGAAAAGAAACGCCTTACAACTTTCCTAGGCGATAGATATTTTCCATCACTCGTGAGAAATTCTCCCCATAGACTTCTTCCCTCTTCCACCCATGTCTTCAATTCAACACTTGCGTAACCTGATGTGTCACGTGGTCTTGATGGACACTTCACATCAAAAAACCGTTCGATACGATGAGCATCAAACACAACCATAACATCAAATTCACACGGACGACAAACTTTCAGTCGCTCGTAGTAGCTACCTGTGACAGGAAGCACAAATTTGTCTTAGTTTAGCGGAGAACAAGAGGGAAGCATATTCACATAACTATCGCCTGGGCTAGAAATGGTACTCTAGGTCTATGAGAGTAAACCTAGTGGATTCTCACATCGCGAAGCCAACCGTCGACATGTTTCAAATCTTTAATATTAATCTGACTGAGCTGGGGGAACCTTTTTATGACCGAACCCCCGCGTTTAAGATCTTTTATGATTACATCAGTGTTACCTGTATTGAGTACTCTTAGAGCAAACTTGGCGTCTCTCTCGCGTACCGCAGCTAAAATCTTCTGAATGAAATTGTTTACAGTTTCCGAATTCTCCATTATATCTTTTTGAGATAAAGAgaccttttctttaaaaaattttgaaaatggttCGTTGGGGACTTGCATTGTGTGTAGGTTGTTTGTCAGATCCAAAGACCTAAAAACAGagaaaacacaacaaaacaactcCCGTTATTCTAAAAAATCTTAGCATAACTAAAGGGGCGAAAGTGGTAAAGAGAAAGTCGAAGTAAACGAGTGATGATAATTATCTATAGAAGGAGAGGGTAAAATCTATTGcaaggtaagaaaaaaattcttcaaggaTCTCTTCTGTTTTTAGTAACCCATGACCAGGTTTCTTATTGGGGAAAAAGCACCAACAACAGGAAGAAAGAGGCGAACCGACCGAGCACAGACTGAATATTCGCCTTTTCAGTTTTCCACCAAGAGTCTGGTACCAGGCCCGCCTTTATAGAAGTTTTTCCTTCTACCTAAACACAAATAATTCATGACATCAGGCAGTAACTAAAATATGACCCCAAGTTTCCAAAAAACAGGCCACCTCTAACCACTCTTAaataccctcccccccccccccctcaccccattttttttcttccccctTGTCCATATAAGTATCAAACGGGCACTAAAATTGTTAGCTCAAAGGAATCGCATAAATTAATCTGACCAAGGAAACGTATGTAGTACCTTCCCTCTTGCCATTACGTTCCTTACAACTAAGTTAGACATACCTAAAGAGTTAACTGAATGATTTCATATTCTTACCTCTTGGCGGAGTACTGGCGAACATGACTCTTGGTAGCCGGATGGCTTGGTTTAAAAGCTGGAACTGAAACCGGTGCAGCCTGTTTCCCTGGGATTTGATTCCCAACACCCTCTCTTGCACGAATGTATTCTTTCGGGGCTTGAAACCCCGGCCGGCCTGTAGGTCGTCTCCTCGAAGCAGCTGCTGCCCCTGTTTCTTTTATCACAGGTTTTGGGTCACCGGCAATTGGAGGACGACGTCGTCTTTCAggacttttttgctttgagcAGGTCTGAGGTAATTTTTGAGGTCCATTTCTGTCCATAAAGAAAGCAGTAGTATAGGTACCATATCAGTTTAAAACATACCGTCTATTATATTTTCTGGCACTATTTTCGTACACATGCAATTGTATAAAAATCGTCCGAAATTTTTACAAGTCATATAAGCGGTCGcctagcctgagatcatgccctctccctattatccctttaagtTTCTCAagccaaagaaacaaacaagcacaaaaaaaaacgcctgatctcaggttaagaaacaaagaagcaaaaaaaaaaaacgcctgatctcaggttagcgGTCGCCTAACTAACTAACCGTTTGATACACGAGCATAGAGTGGCCCGGGGGATTCCCCGCCTCGCCCCCTAAGgcggttattttaagaccaaaaccgcgacaaaaataatttcaagggCGATTCTCTCCCTGATAAATTCtaatgataaaaacagctttgaACGGGATAGAAGAGGTAAACCCgcctggaaaaaaaagacagttacAACAGaaagtatccgtgcaagggATTCTCTTTCTCCTTGTCAGtactattaaaaagaaaagacgaCCATTTTATTTGGTGCACTGGCATGGTTCTTCGATTTTTATCAACATGCATGAAGACCGTTAAGTGGTCATCAGGACgacacaaaataataataactcgATGAGTCTTTCTTCAATGGCTTAGCTTTACCTCTTTGCGGAGCACCGACCAACGTGTCTCTCACTAACCGGATTCCTTGGTTTAGGAACTGCAGAAGCCGGTACGGTTTTTCCAGGTTTTAGATTTCGTCCACGAATACGGTCGTCTTGCTTTACTTCTAACCCGAGACAGTGCGGAGGTCTTCCACTTGAAGCGGTGATTCTCTTTGGTTTAATGTCTGCTTCTGCTTTAACTAAATGACATCTCGGTTTTTCCTTTGAGCATCCTGCCTCCTCATGAGTAGAAATTCCTTGGTGGAGAGTTTCTgtcccttttattttctttactgcTTCAACTTTTCTGATCGCCGC is a genomic window containing:
- the LOC140947898 gene encoding cyclic GMP-AMP synthase-like receptor translates to MQVPNEPFSKFFKEKVSLSQKDIMENSETVNNFIQKILAAVRERDAKFALRVLNTGSYYERLKVCRPCEFDVMVVFDAHRIERFFDVKCPSRPRDTSGYASVELKTWVEEGRSLWGEFLTSDGKYLSPRKVVRRFFSLVLESVAAMEKKQKQRISNLKEPKGPAVTFTIDRKIDVDLVLSLEISGWPSCAKRWGVFATKRTWPKQEEVEQIKLIDPRFHLVAKPCPAEQSEAAKSQKFWRISFSEAEKTLLSKAGDGCEKQYFRIAKAIFEGNKDHLKPLTSYYLKTLFLDLRSQNPRAINKENLGINVVKFFSSLIARLRRGQLKHYFVRDVDLLSRIKNPEKRLDLASKLEVIVKKLIRDPEKILSQLKI